A single Paenibacillus sp. FSL R5-0517 DNA region contains:
- a CDS encoding adenine deaminase C-terminal domain-containing protein: MNKSSFERPLMADCVPDLVATARGDMPATLVIRGGTLVNVISGEILPEMSIAVQGARIAYVGKDVSHTIGEHTRIIEANGKYIAPGLLDGHCHIESTQMKVTEFARAVLPSGTTGGFFDPHEISNVLGLKGLRLMLDEARTTPMAAYMQVASCVPSTHPGLETTGAYIGPEEVAEALSWGPDMIGLGEVMNFPGVVYGDETMIGEIQATLRAGKVADGHFTWAADDWRLPAYAASGVTGDHECVTKEDVVERLRLGMYAKMRQGSAWHDVAETIKACTELGLDTRRMMLVTDDRSSESLLKEGHMDFVVRLAISQGVKPVTAFQMATINTAERFGVARDIGAVIPGNIADIILLDGRLADVRVGMTIAAGQVVAENGKMTAVWDSFTYPEEALNTVKLEANIQPEDLELAAPIAEGTIGAKIIHVTENHVDTKEKHLPVTVQDGKVVVSTSGEVCKIAVLERHKQTGNRAVALVGGIGFTSPAAIAMTVAHDSHNLLIIGNDDALMAEAGNRVIRMQGGVAVVTAAGVTEFPLRIAGLMSTESFEVVAAQSAAISEALQSAGCTLNNAFMTLSLLALVVIPELRLSDKGLVRISAEGIELVSLFDEVVDSTPAVPSGNE; the protein is encoded by the coding sequence ATGAACAAATCATCTTTTGAACGGCCGCTTATGGCCGATTGTGTACCGGATCTGGTCGCTACAGCCCGGGGAGATATGCCAGCGACTTTGGTCATTCGGGGAGGCACGCTCGTAAACGTGATATCAGGTGAGATTTTGCCTGAGATGTCCATAGCTGTACAAGGAGCTCGAATTGCTTATGTTGGTAAAGATGTAAGCCACACGATCGGAGAACATACCCGGATTATTGAAGCGAACGGCAAATATATCGCTCCTGGATTGCTGGATGGACACTGCCATATTGAAAGTACTCAGATGAAAGTAACCGAGTTTGCGAGAGCGGTATTGCCTTCAGGCACAACGGGAGGTTTCTTTGACCCGCATGAGATCTCCAACGTGCTTGGTCTCAAAGGTCTGAGGCTGATGCTGGATGAAGCGCGGACCACACCGATGGCTGCTTATATGCAGGTGGCTTCCTGTGTGCCTTCCACCCATCCGGGACTGGAGACAACAGGTGCTTATATCGGGCCAGAAGAGGTGGCTGAGGCTCTTTCCTGGGGGCCGGACATGATTGGTCTTGGGGAAGTGATGAACTTCCCTGGTGTCGTTTACGGGGACGAGACGATGATTGGTGAGATCCAGGCGACCCTCCGGGCTGGCAAAGTGGCAGATGGTCACTTCACTTGGGCAGCAGATGACTGGCGTTTGCCGGCATACGCAGCAAGTGGAGTTACGGGGGATCATGAATGTGTGACCAAGGAAGATGTGGTCGAACGTCTGCGACTCGGGATGTATGCGAAGATGCGTCAAGGTTCGGCATGGCATGATGTGGCGGAGACCATCAAAGCCTGTACGGAGCTTGGACTGGATACACGCCGGATGATGCTGGTAACCGATGACCGAAGCTCTGAATCCCTGCTCAAAGAAGGGCATATGGACTTTGTTGTTCGTCTCGCCATTTCCCAAGGTGTGAAGCCGGTCACGGCTTTCCAGATGGCTACCATTAACACGGCTGAGCGGTTCGGGGTTGCACGCGACATTGGTGCGGTTATTCCGGGCAATATAGCGGATATTATTCTGCTGGACGGCCGACTGGCTGATGTACGTGTGGGCATGACAATTGCTGCCGGGCAAGTCGTAGCCGAGAACGGGAAAATGACGGCGGTCTGGGACAGCTTCACATACCCGGAGGAAGCGCTGAACACGGTGAAGTTGGAAGCGAATATTCAGCCAGAAGATCTGGAACTTGCTGCACCGATTGCAGAAGGTACGATTGGTGCCAAGATCATTCATGTGACAGAGAATCATGTGGATACAAAGGAGAAACACCTGCCTGTCACGGTGCAGGATGGTAAGGTTGTGGTTTCAACTTCCGGGGAAGTATGCAAAATCGCGGTATTGGAGCGTCACAAACAAACCGGGAATCGGGCGGTTGCTCTTGTTGGAGGCATTGGCTTCACATCACCTGCAGCAATTGCGATGACGGTGGCTCATGATAGTCACAACCTGTTGATTATCGGTAATGATGATGCCCTGATGGCCGAAGCCGGTAACCGGGTCATTCGCATGCAAGGTGGGGTAGCCGTGGTAACGGCAGCAGGGGTGACCGAATTCCCGCTGCGGATTGCAGGTTTGATGTCAACCGAGTCTTTCGAAGTCGTTGCAGCCCAATCGGCAGCAATCAGTGAAGCTTTACAGTCCGCAGGATGTACGTTGAATAATGCGTTCATGACGCTTTCGTTGCTTGCGCTGGTAGTGATTCCGGAATTACGGTTGTCCGACAAGGGGCTTGTGCGGATCTCGGCAGAAGGTATTGAACTGGTCTCCCTTTTCGATGAAGTGGTTGACAGTACACCGGCAGTTCCATCGGGTAATGAATGA